A window from Citrobacter amalonaticus encodes these proteins:
- a CDS encoding 3-oxoacid CoA-transferase subunit A: MIDKSVPSLEEAIAGIPDGATIMIGGFGTAGQPTTLIDALIAQGARDLTIINNNAGNGEVGLAALLKARRVRKMICSFPRQVDSQIFDDLYRRGEVELELVPQGNLAARIQAAGAGLGAIYTPTGYGTPLAEGKETRHIEGKNYVLEYPINADFALIKAHQADRWGNLVYRKAARNFGPIMATAAQTTVVEVNQIVPLGELDPEHVITPGIFVQRVFSLENLTHAALRA, from the coding sequence ATGATTGATAAAAGTGTGCCTTCGCTGGAGGAGGCCATCGCCGGGATCCCGGACGGTGCGACCATCATGATTGGTGGTTTTGGTACGGCCGGACAACCCACCACATTGATTGATGCGCTCATCGCGCAGGGGGCTCGCGACCTTACCATCATCAATAACAATGCGGGTAACGGTGAAGTCGGTCTGGCGGCACTGTTGAAGGCCAGACGCGTACGCAAAATGATCTGCTCTTTTCCGCGTCAGGTGGATTCACAGATTTTCGATGACCTGTATCGCCGTGGCGAGGTTGAACTGGAGCTGGTACCTCAGGGGAATCTGGCGGCGCGCATTCAGGCTGCCGGTGCTGGCCTGGGGGCTATCTATACGCCAACAGGCTACGGTACGCCGCTGGCTGAAGGCAAAGAAACCCGCCACATCGAAGGGAAAAACTATGTGCTCGAATACCCGATTAACGCCGATTTTGCCCTGATAAAGGCGCATCAGGCCGATCGCTGGGGGAATCTGGTGTACCGCAAAGCGGCACGAAACTTTGGTCCGATCATGGCGACCGCCGCGCAAACCACGGTGGTGGAGGTGAATCAGATTGTCCCTCTCGGCGAGCTTGATCCCGAGCACGTCATCACGCCGGGGATTTTTGTCCAGCGCGTATTTTCTCTGGAAAACCTCACCCACGCCGCGCTGCGGGCCTAA
- the pcaF gene encoding 3-oxoadipyl-CoA thiolase, whose translation MNQAFICDAVRTPFGRFGGTLANIRADDLAAIPLKALLERNPGLDPAAIDDVIYGCANQAGEDNRNVARMALLLAGLPESVPGSTVNRLCGSSLDAIGIAARAIKSGETQLMIAGGVESMSRAPFVMGKAENAFSRNMKIEDTTIGWRFINAQMKARYGVDSMPETAENVAQEFGITRADQDAFALRSQLRTAAAQEQGLFAQELISVTVSQKRGEPLLFGKDEHPRATSLEALARLKGVVRPDGTVSAGNASGVNDGACALLIASEQAMAQQSLHPLARIVGVATAGVAPRIMGFGPAPAVRKVLAQTGLTLGQMDVIELNEAFAAQALAVMRDLGLPDDAAQVNPNGGAIALGHPLGASGGRLAMTAAYQLQRTGGRYALCTMCIGVGQGIALIIERV comes from the coding sequence ATGAATCAGGCATTTATCTGCGATGCAGTGCGCACACCGTTTGGTCGATTCGGCGGAACGCTGGCGAACATCAGGGCCGACGATCTGGCCGCTATTCCACTGAAAGCACTGCTTGAACGCAACCCAGGCCTTGATCCTGCGGCGATCGATGACGTGATTTACGGCTGTGCGAATCAGGCGGGAGAAGATAACCGCAACGTGGCGCGGATGGCGCTGCTGCTGGCCGGGTTGCCGGAAAGCGTCCCGGGCAGTACGGTAAACCGTCTGTGTGGTTCCAGCCTCGATGCCATTGGTATTGCCGCGAGAGCGATTAAAAGCGGCGAAACACAGCTGATGATCGCCGGTGGCGTGGAGAGCATGTCACGTGCGCCGTTTGTGATGGGCAAAGCGGAAAATGCGTTCAGCCGCAACATGAAAATCGAAGACACTACGATTGGCTGGCGCTTTATCAACGCGCAAATGAAAGCCCGCTATGGCGTGGATTCTATGCCGGAAACGGCAGAAAACGTGGCGCAGGAGTTTGGCATAACGCGCGCCGATCAGGATGCGTTTGCGCTGCGCAGCCAGTTGAGAACCGCTGCCGCTCAGGAGCAGGGGCTATTTGCACAAGAGTTAATTTCAGTGACAGTGTCACAAAAAAGAGGCGAGCCGCTGCTTTTTGGCAAAGATGAACATCCGCGTGCGACATCGCTGGAGGCGCTCGCCAGGCTGAAAGGGGTCGTCCGTCCTGACGGTACCGTGTCGGCGGGCAATGCGTCTGGCGTTAACGACGGTGCCTGTGCGCTCCTCATCGCCAGCGAGCAGGCGATGGCGCAGCAAAGTCTGCACCCACTGGCGCGGATTGTCGGCGTGGCAACTGCCGGCGTCGCCCCGCGAATTATGGGGTTTGGCCCGGCGCCAGCGGTCCGTAAAGTACTGGCGCAGACGGGCTTAACGCTTGGCCAGATGGATGTTATCGAGCTTAACGAGGCGTTTGCCGCGCAGGCACTGGCGGTGATGCGTGATTTGGGGTTACCCGATGATGCCGCGCAGGTGAATCCTAACGGCGGTGCGATTGCCCTCGGTCACCCGTTGGGGGCATCAGGTGGGCGTCTGGCGATGACCGCCGCTTACCAGTTGCAGCGTACCGGCGGACGCTATGCACTCTGTACCATGTGCATTGGCGTCGGCCAGGGGATCGCATTGATTATTGAACGTGTGTAA
- the pcaD gene encoding 3-oxoadipate enol-lactonase gives MELNYQIDGPDDAPVVVLSNSLGTTLAMWAPQLAALSAQYRVLRYDTHGHGATKNAGPTDLARLGQDVIALLDHLDIPAAHFCGISMGGLTGLWLACHQPQRLLSVTVINSAARIGDEASWRARAQSVRQNGLREIAASAPERWFSPAFRQSAPQTVAALCEQLAASSAEGYAACCEALATADLREQIAGITRPVLLIAGENDPVTTVDDAQFMHQRIAGSVLAVVKASHLSTIEAPGAVNAALLSFLGGQYAG, from the coding sequence ATGGAACTGAATTACCAGATTGATGGCCCGGACGACGCGCCGGTGGTAGTGCTATCCAATTCTCTCGGTACGACGCTTGCGATGTGGGCGCCACAGCTTGCGGCGCTGAGCGCGCAATATCGAGTGCTGCGTTATGACACCCACGGACATGGCGCGACGAAGAATGCGGGGCCAACCGATCTCGCCCGGCTGGGGCAGGATGTGATTGCGTTACTCGATCACCTGGATATCCCGGCAGCGCATTTTTGCGGGATCTCAATGGGAGGACTCACCGGGCTGTGGCTGGCCTGTCATCAGCCGCAACGATTGCTGAGCGTAACAGTGATTAACAGCGCTGCACGTATAGGCGACGAGGCGAGTTGGCGCGCCCGCGCGCAAAGCGTTCGTCAGAATGGACTGCGCGAGATTGCCGCCAGCGCCCCGGAACGCTGGTTCAGCCCTGCTTTTCGTCAGTCGGCACCGCAAACGGTCGCCGCATTGTGTGAGCAACTCGCCGCGTCGTCAGCCGAAGGGTACGCCGCCTGCTGTGAAGCGCTGGCAACGGCCGATTTGCGTGAGCAAATTGCCGGGATCACACGGCCAGTGCTGCTGATTGCCGGTGAAAATGACCCCGTCACCACGGTGGACGACGCTCAGTTTATGCACCAGCGTATTGCCGGTTCTGTACTGGCTGTGGTGAAGGCGTCCCATTTATCCACTATTGAAGCGCCGGGTGCGGTGAACGCGGCGTTGTTATCGTTTCTGGGAGGACAATATGCAGGATGA
- a CDS encoding sensor domain-containing diguanylate cyclase, producing the protein MIAHNLNALDLLTQPVWIVSPCTEELVFANRIAREVMQGYTFSQLRKGVYSTHAQNTLPNYITDLRRQRDIVEILTVPRENHQAALTCRLSINDLPGTGEVILFEGIDIPAVQGLKASRSATYQRKKQGFYARFFLTNSAPMLLIDPSRDGLIVDANLAALNFYGYSLEAMCQKHTWEINMLGRQVLPVMHEIARLPGGHKPLNFVHKIADGTTRHVQTYAGPIEIYGDRLMLCIIHDITEQKRLEQELERAALHDALTGLLNRRQFYQLTEQGQMQHLTLAQDYSLLLIDTDRFKSINDLYGHLKGDEVLCELARNLESCARKGDLVFRWGGEEFVLLLPRTPLETALQLAESIRASVAKIGLPGLPRFTVSIGVAHREPNESIDELFKRMDAALYRAKNDGRNRVLAA; encoded by the coding sequence ATGATTGCGCACAACCTGAATGCACTGGATTTATTAACACAGCCGGTCTGGATCGTCTCCCCCTGTACCGAAGAATTAGTTTTTGCCAATCGTATCGCCAGAGAGGTGATGCAAGGGTACACCTTCAGCCAGCTGCGTAAAGGGGTGTATTCCACCCATGCGCAGAATACGTTGCCGAACTATATTACCGATCTTCGCCGCCAGCGGGATATTGTCGAGATTCTGACGGTGCCTCGTGAAAATCATCAGGCCGCACTCACCTGTCGGTTATCGATTAACGATCTGCCAGGAACCGGTGAAGTCATTCTGTTCGAAGGCATTGATATCCCGGCGGTACAGGGGTTGAAAGCCAGCCGGTCTGCCACCTATCAGCGTAAAAAGCAGGGATTTTATGCCCGATTTTTTCTCACGAACTCCGCCCCTATGCTGCTGATCGATCCGTCAAGAGATGGTCTGATTGTCGACGCCAACCTGGCGGCGCTCAATTTCTACGGCTACAGCCTGGAGGCGATGTGCCAAAAACACACATGGGAAATCAATATGTTGGGTCGCCAGGTTCTGCCTGTTATGCATGAAATTGCGCGACTGCCGGGTGGGCATAAACCGCTGAATTTTGTCCATAAAATTGCCGATGGCACCACCCGCCATGTGCAAACCTATGCCGGGCCGATTGAAATCTACGGCGACAGACTGATGTTGTGCATCATTCACGATATTACCGAGCAGAAACGTCTTGAACAGGAACTGGAGCGCGCCGCCCTGCATGACGCACTCACCGGACTGCTCAATCGCCGCCAGTTCTATCAACTGACCGAACAGGGGCAGATGCAGCATCTCACCCTGGCACAGGACTACAGCCTGCTGCTCATTGATACCGATCGGTTTAAAAGCATTAATGACCTGTATGGTCACCTGAAAGGCGATGAGGTTCTCTGCGAGCTGGCGCGAAACCTGGAGTCCTGCGCACGCAAAGGGGATTTAGTGTTTCGCTGGGGCGGCGAGGAGTTTGTCCTGTTGTTACCGCGCACGCCGCTGGAGACCGCGTTGCAGTTAGCCGAATCCATCCGCGCGTCGGTCGCGAAAATCGGGCTTCCCGGCCTACCGCGCTTTACCGTGAGCATTGGCGTGGCCCACCGCGAACCGAACGAAAGTATCGATGAACTGTTTAAGCGGATGGATGCTGCGCTTTACCGGGCCAAAAATGATGGCAGAAACCGGGTACTGGCCGCCTGA
- a CDS encoding IclR family transcriptional regulator domain-containing protein, with translation MEKHPDDRLNNETDPFKGDPNYMASLARGLEVIQAFTPQRRVMSISQISQKTGIPRAAVRRCLYTLGKLGFVYAEDGKNFELRPRILALGHAYLASTPLARATQPVLKHLSEMLNESCSIATLDGDDILYIARASSSRIMTIDLDIGSRLPAWSTSMGRVLLSHLSEEKLNDMLGRITMIRYTSQTVDSVPALRAELKRVRQQGYALNDQELEMGLRSIAVPLMNSQGQVQAALNVGVHAGQVTADELRSRVLPELQKAAQELSLLLH, from the coding sequence GTGGAAAAACATCCTGATGACCGTCTGAACAATGAGACCGATCCGTTTAAGGGCGATCCAAACTATATGGCATCACTGGCACGCGGGCTGGAGGTGATTCAGGCGTTCACGCCGCAGCGACGGGTTATGTCGATATCGCAGATTAGCCAGAAAACCGGGATCCCGCGCGCGGCAGTCAGACGCTGTCTGTATACGCTGGGAAAACTGGGTTTCGTTTATGCCGAAGATGGGAAAAATTTCGAACTGCGTCCGCGGATCCTGGCACTGGGACATGCCTATCTGGCCTCCACTCCGCTGGCTCGCGCCACTCAACCGGTTCTGAAACATCTGAGCGAAATGCTCAATGAATCCTGTTCCATCGCCACCCTCGACGGTGACGATATTTTGTATATCGCCCGCGCCTCCAGCTCACGCATTATGACCATCGATCTGGACATCGGCAGTCGGCTGCCCGCGTGGTCCACCTCAATGGGACGCGTTTTGCTTAGCCATCTTTCTGAGGAAAAGCTGAACGACATGCTCGGGCGCATCACCATGATCCGCTACACCTCGCAGACTGTGGATTCCGTCCCCGCCCTGCGCGCCGAACTGAAGAGAGTCCGGCAGCAGGGCTATGCGCTCAACGATCAGGAACTGGAAATGGGGCTGCGGTCCATTGCTGTGCCGCTGATGAACAGCCAGGGTCAGGTCCAGGCGGCGCTGAATGTGGGTGTACATGCCGGACAGGTGACGGCGGACGAGCTGCGCAGCCGCGTACTGCCCGAGCTCCAAAAAGCCGCGCAGGAGTTGTCGCTTTTACTGCATTAA
- the pcaC gene encoding 4-carboxymuconolactone decarboxylase, giving the protein MQDEERYQQGMAVRRAVLGDAHVDRTVENLTPLNEEFQHFITRYAWGDIWSRPGLDRHTRSMITIAMLIALNREAELKMHLNAAFNNGVTREELKELIMHSALYCGLPAANATLHLAQQVFDQRDADGK; this is encoded by the coding sequence ATGCAGGATGAAGAACGTTATCAGCAGGGAATGGCCGTACGCAGGGCGGTTCTGGGCGATGCGCATGTTGACAGGACGGTGGAAAACCTGACGCCGCTGAATGAAGAATTTCAACACTTTATTACCCGTTATGCCTGGGGCGATATCTGGAGCCGCCCCGGACTGGATCGGCATACGCGCAGTATGATAACCATTGCGATGCTGATTGCGTTAAACCGCGAAGCGGAGCTAAAAATGCATCTCAATGCCGCGTTCAACAACGGCGTGACGCGTGAGGAGTTGAAAGAGCTGATCATGCATTCGGCACTTTATTGCGGTCTGCCCGCCGCCAATGCGACATTGCATCTGGCACAGCAAGTTTTTGACCAGCGCGACGCCGACGGGAAGTAA
- a CDS encoding 3-oxoacid CoA-transferase subunit B, whose product MKKLSRDEMARRVAQDIPEGAYVNLGIGLPTRIANYLPAEKEIFLHSENGLLGMGPKPAEGEEDPELINAGKEYVTLLQGGCYFHHGDSFAMMRGGHLDICVLGAYQVSVSGDLANWSTGAPDAIPAVGGAMDLAIGARQVFVMMDHLTRDGECKLVEHCTYPLTGMGCVSRIYTDLAVIDITDSGPVVREIFNGLSFEELQRLTPVTLSCEPLAQSA is encoded by the coding sequence ATGAAGAAATTATCCCGTGACGAAATGGCCAGACGCGTAGCGCAGGATATCCCGGAAGGGGCATACGTCAATCTGGGGATTGGTTTACCAACCCGTATCGCCAACTACCTGCCTGCGGAAAAAGAGATTTTCCTGCACAGTGAAAATGGCCTGCTCGGGATGGGGCCAAAACCGGCGGAAGGGGAAGAAGATCCGGAGCTGATTAATGCCGGGAAAGAGTACGTCACGCTGTTGCAGGGCGGTTGCTATTTCCACCATGGTGACTCCTTCGCCATGATGCGCGGCGGGCACCTGGATATCTGCGTGCTGGGGGCGTATCAGGTCTCAGTCTCCGGGGATCTCGCCAACTGGAGCACCGGCGCGCCGGACGCCATTCCCGCCGTGGGCGGCGCGATGGATCTGGCGATCGGCGCGCGTCAGGTATTTGTGATGATGGACCATCTGACCCGCGACGGCGAGTGCAAACTGGTTGAACACTGTACCTATCCCTTAACCGGCATGGGCTGCGTCAGCCGCATTTATACCGACCTGGCGGTGATCGACATTACCGATTCGGGACCGGTTGTCCGGGAAATTTTCAATGGTCTGTCTTTTGAGGAACTGCAACGTCTGACGCCGGTGACTCTGAGCTGTGAACCGCTGGCGCAAAGCGCATAA
- a CDS encoding 3-carboxy-cis,cis-muconate cycloisomerase, whose protein sequence is MTLLTPLMRGTALTAEFSDIQLLQGMLDFEAALARAQAACGVIPATAVGPITQACHAQEFDRQALAESARAAGNLAIPLVQHLTARVKREDPDAARYVHWGATSQDVIDTGLVLQLRVALNHTQCALSQLTAVFAQQAHRYQHTVMPGRTWMQQALPVTWGLKLAGTLDALLRWQERLQSLLPRVLVLQFGGAAGTLASLGQNALPVAERLAQELALTLPDTPWHTQRDRLLEVGAWYAGVGGTLGKFAQDFALLMQTEVAEVSEPAVAGRGGSSAMPHKRNPVSCAAILTAMQKTPGLMATLYNSQLQQHERALGGWQAEWEVLPEIVMLVGHAIEETQSLVLNMKVFPQKMRDNLDITQGLMMAESVTLALAAFIGKQDAHHLIERLCHRAVTSGHSLHSVLVEEPQVMAHLNESQLVALLDPGTATGCAAQFVQRVLARYEEQQHGTELPD, encoded by the coding sequence ATGACCTTGCTAACCCCGTTGATGCGCGGAACGGCGCTCACGGCAGAATTTTCAGACATCCAGCTTCTTCAGGGGATGCTCGATTTTGAGGCCGCGCTTGCCCGTGCGCAGGCGGCCTGCGGCGTGATACCGGCAACGGCTGTCGGGCCTATCACCCAGGCTTGTCATGCGCAGGAGTTTGATCGACAAGCACTGGCAGAATCGGCGCGGGCGGCGGGCAATCTGGCCATTCCGTTGGTGCAACACTTAACCGCGCGGGTGAAGCGTGAGGATCCTGACGCCGCACGTTACGTACACTGGGGGGCAACCAGCCAGGATGTGATCGATACCGGACTGGTCCTGCAATTGCGAGTGGCGCTCAATCACACGCAATGTGCGCTGAGTCAATTGACGGCGGTCTTTGCTCAGCAGGCGCATCGCTATCAGCATACCGTCATGCCGGGTCGCACCTGGATGCAGCAGGCGCTGCCGGTGACCTGGGGGCTAAAACTGGCCGGTACGCTTGATGCGCTGCTGCGCTGGCAGGAACGCCTGCAATCGCTGTTGCCGCGTGTACTGGTGCTGCAGTTTGGCGGTGCGGCGGGAACGCTGGCGTCACTTGGGCAGAACGCGCTACCGGTGGCAGAGCGACTCGCGCAGGAACTGGCGTTGACGTTGCCAGATACGCCCTGGCATACCCAGCGCGATCGGCTGCTGGAAGTGGGGGCATGGTACGCCGGTGTCGGCGGTACTCTCGGTAAGTTTGCTCAGGACTTCGCGCTGCTGATGCAGACCGAAGTGGCGGAAGTGAGCGAACCCGCCGTCGCGGGTCGGGGCGGATCGTCGGCGATGCCGCACAAGCGAAATCCGGTGAGCTGCGCGGCGATCCTCACTGCCATGCAGAAAACGCCGGGACTGATGGCCACACTCTACAACAGTCAGTTACAGCAGCATGAACGTGCGCTCGGCGGCTGGCAGGCAGAATGGGAAGTTCTGCCGGAGATCGTCATGCTGGTCGGGCACGCAATTGAGGAAACCCAATCGCTCGTCCTGAATATGAAGGTCTTCCCGCAAAAGATGCGTGACAATCTGGATATCACTCAGGGCCTGATGATGGCGGAATCGGTCACGCTGGCATTGGCGGCGTTTATCGGCAAGCAGGATGCCCATCATCTGATTGAAAGGCTGTGCCATCGCGCGGTGACAAGCGGTCATTCCCTGCATTCGGTACTCGTTGAGGAGCCGCAGGTGATGGCCCATCTTAATGAATCTCAACTGGTGGCGTTACTGGACCCAGGCACGGCAACGGGCTGCGCGGCGCAGTTTGTGCAACGCGTGCTTGCACGTTATGAGGAACAACAGCATGGAACTGAATTACCAGATTGA
- the smrA gene encoding DNA endonuclease SmrA, producing MNLDDKSLFLDAMEDVQPLKRCADVHWQPVRNVRTPQRIDTLQLDNFLTTGFLEIVPLAQPLEFRREGLQQGVLDKLRTGKYSQQASLNLLRQPVEACRQQLYSFLLQSLRDGLRNVLIIHGKGRDDNSHANIVRSYLARWLTEFDEVQAYCTALPHHGGSGACYVALRKSAQAKQENWERHAKRSR from the coding sequence ATGAATCTTGACGACAAATCGTTATTTCTTGACGCCATGGAGGATGTTCAGCCGCTGAAACGTTGCGCCGACGTACACTGGCAGCCCGTGCGCAATGTGCGGACCCCGCAACGTATTGATACACTCCAGCTTGATAATTTTCTCACCACCGGTTTTCTGGAGATCGTCCCGCTGGCGCAACCTTTAGAGTTTCGCCGTGAGGGGCTGCAACAGGGCGTACTCGATAAGCTGCGTACGGGGAAATACAGCCAGCAGGCGAGCCTCAATCTGTTGCGTCAGCCGGTGGAAGCCTGTCGTCAACAGCTGTATAGCTTTCTGCTCCAGTCGTTACGCGATGGACTGCGCAATGTGCTGATCATTCACGGTAAAGGGCGAGACGATAACTCACATGCCAACATCGTGCGCAGCTATCTGGCACGCTGGTTGACCGAATTCGACGAGGTTCAGGCCTACTGCACGGCGCTGCCACATCACGGCGGCAGCGGAGCGTGCTATGTGGCGTTGCGTAAATCCGCACAGGCGAAGCAGGAAAACTGGGAACGTCACGCCAAGCGCAGCCGTTAA
- the ogt gene encoding methylated-DNA--[protein]-cysteine S-methyltransferase, giving the protein MLTLLEEKMMTPLGPLWVICDEQFRLRAIEWEQYSERMVQLLDIHYRAQGYTRISATNPGGLCDKLADYFAGNLSAIDTLPTATGGTPFQREVWQTLRTIPCGQVMHYGQLAEQLGRPGAARAVGAANGSNPISIVVPCHRVIGRNGTMTGYAGGVQRKEWLLRHEGYLLL; this is encoded by the coding sequence ATGCTGACACTACTGGAAGAGAAAATGATGACCCCGCTGGGCCCACTTTGGGTCATTTGCGACGAGCAGTTCAGACTTCGCGCTATCGAGTGGGAACAGTACAGTGAGCGCATGGTGCAACTGCTGGATATTCATTACCGCGCACAAGGTTATACCCGTATTAGTGCGACCAATCCGGGCGGTCTGTGCGACAAACTTGCCGACTATTTTGCCGGTAACCTCAGCGCGATCGATACGCTGCCAACCGCCACCGGCGGCACTCCTTTTCAGCGGGAAGTCTGGCAAACCTTACGCACTATTCCTTGTGGTCAGGTGATGCACTACGGTCAGTTGGCTGAGCAACTGGGACGCCCTGGTGCGGCGCGAGCGGTTGGCGCGGCGAACGGTTCAAATCCGATCAGCATCGTGGTGCCCTGCCACCGCGTGATCGGACGTAACGGCACCATGACCGGTTACGCCGGTGGCGTGCAGCGGAAAGAGTGGTTGTTGCGCCATGAAGGTTACCTGTTGCTGTAG
- a CDS encoding methyl-accepting chemotaxis protein, with translation MLKHISVRTFIIVFLLFTFGLINTVQIMYSVRLPVIISMNVIFLLALFALWCYMTIYLVTPINTVKKSIEQVTAGNLAVYIPEFGNNCAGRLIPGINSLSGSIATLVREIRLSSKTALLLSEQLAARSAELSVKTEQQSASLIQTAASMEQMAASTRNNADHTRLANQQANSAMQCAYKGSELMIQVASNMHSITTCTQQMTEIITLIDDIAFQTNILALNAAVEAARAGEQGKGFSVVATEVRNLAHRSAEAAKNIRGLIDVTHQNVQQGATVVGETEKNMQEIVQGAGQLSQLMHEISTTTAEQEKGINQIAQAMNELEKVTQSNALMVDELSGSSDVLKSQVVDLQSKTHQFRLSDATEVISPSAHKRYTRGFS, from the coding sequence ATGTTAAAACACATTAGCGTCAGAACATTTATTATCGTATTTCTGCTATTTACCTTTGGCCTGATTAACACTGTGCAAATAATGTACTCGGTCAGGCTGCCGGTTATTATTTCAATGAACGTGATTTTTTTGTTGGCGTTATTCGCCTTATGGTGCTACATGACAATATATCTTGTCACGCCCATTAATACCGTAAAGAAAAGTATTGAACAGGTGACAGCGGGAAATCTCGCCGTTTATATTCCCGAATTTGGTAATAACTGTGCCGGGAGACTGATTCCGGGTATCAACAGCTTATCCGGCAGTATCGCGACGCTGGTACGTGAGATCCGACTTTCCTCGAAGACGGCGCTGTTGTTGTCAGAGCAACTGGCCGCCCGTAGCGCTGAATTATCCGTAAAAACGGAGCAGCAGTCTGCCTCTTTAATCCAGACGGCGGCCAGCATGGAACAGATGGCCGCCAGTACGCGTAACAACGCTGACCACACGCGACTCGCTAACCAGCAGGCCAATAGCGCGATGCAATGTGCATACAAAGGCAGCGAATTAATGATTCAGGTTGCCAGCAACATGCATTCGATTACGACTTGTACCCAGCAAATGACAGAAATAATTACCCTGATTGATGATATTGCGTTTCAGACCAATATTCTGGCCCTGAATGCCGCAGTCGAAGCGGCGCGCGCCGGTGAGCAGGGAAAAGGATTTTCCGTGGTGGCGACGGAGGTGCGAAATCTGGCGCACAGAAGTGCCGAAGCCGCAAAAAATATTCGGGGGCTTATCGACGTCACCCATCAAAATGTGCAGCAAGGCGCAACGGTTGTGGGCGAGACAGAAAAGAATATGCAGGAAATCGTCCAGGGCGCTGGGCAGTTAAGTCAGTTGATGCATGAAATATCAACCACCACGGCGGAACAGGAAAAAGGAATAAATCAGATAGCCCAGGCAATGAATGAACTGGAAAAAGTTACTCAAAGTAACGCGTTGATGGTGGATGAATTATCCGGATCGTCGGATGTACTGAAATCACAGGTTGTCGATCTCCAGTCGAAAACCCATCAGTTCCGTTTAAGTGATGCAACAGAAGTGATTTCTCCCTCAGCGCACAAGCGCTACACTCGCGGGTTTTCATAA
- the zntB gene encoding zinc transporter ZntB translates to MEAIKGSQVSVPDAVFAWLLDGKGGVKPLEDDDVISREHPCWLHLNYTHPDSAQWLATTPLLPNNVRDALAGESLRPRVSRLGEGTLITLRCINGSTDERPDQLVAMRLYMDERLIVSTRQRKVLALDDVVSDLQEGTGPVDCGGWLVDVCDALTDHASEFIEQLHDKIIDLEDNLLDQQIPPRGFLALLRKQLIVMRRYMAPQRDVYSRLASERLAWMTDDQRRRMQDIADRLGRGLDEIDACIARTGVMADEIAQVMQESLARRTYTMSLMAMVFLPSTFLTGLFGVNLGGIPGGGWQFGFSLFCILLVVLIGGVTLWLHRSKWL, encoded by the coding sequence ATGGAAGCCATTAAAGGGTCTCAAGTTAGTGTGCCGGATGCAGTATTTGCCTGGTTGCTGGATGGCAAGGGCGGTGTGAAACCGCTGGAAGATGATGATGTGATCAGCCGTGAGCATCCGTGCTGGCTGCATCTGAACTACACGCATCCGGACAGCGCGCAATGGCTGGCGACGACGCCGCTACTGCCGAATAATGTCAGGGATGCGCTGGCGGGGGAAAGCCTTCGTCCACGCGTCAGTCGTCTGGGTGAAGGGACGCTTATTACGCTGCGCTGCATCAATGGCAGCACGGATGAGCGCCCGGACCAACTGGTGGCGATGCGTCTGTATATGGATGAACGGCTGATTGTCTCCACGCGTCAGCGGAAGGTGCTGGCGCTCGACGATGTCGTCAGCGATCTCCAGGAAGGCACCGGGCCAGTTGACTGCGGCGGTTGGCTGGTGGACGTATGCGATGCGCTGACCGATCACGCCAGTGAATTTATCGAACAGTTACACGATAAAATCATCGATCTTGAAGACAATCTGCTCGATCAGCAAATCCCGCCGCGCGGCTTCCTCGCGTTATTACGAAAACAACTGATTGTGATGCGCCGCTATATGGCGCCGCAACGCGATGTCTATTCGCGACTGGCCAGCGAGCGTCTGGCGTGGATGACGGACGATCAGCGACGCCGGATGCAAGATATTGCCGACCGACTGGGCAGGGGGCTGGATGAAATTGATGCCTGTATCGCCCGCACGGGCGTTATGGCGGATGAAATTGCCCAGGTAATGCAGGAGTCGCTGGCAAGACGTACCTATACCATGTCATTGATGGCGATGGTTTTCCTTCCCAGCACGTTTCTGACCGGACTGTTCGGCGTCAATCTCGGCGGCATACCCGGTGGAGGGTGGCAATTTGGCTTTTCACTCTTTTGTATTCTGTTAGTGGTTCTGATTGGTGGTGTTACTTTATGGTTGCATCGTAGTAAATGGTTGTAA